The following proteins are encoded in a genomic region of Sebastes fasciatus isolate fSebFas1 chromosome 12, fSebFas1.pri, whole genome shotgun sequence:
- the LOC141778351 gene encoding NLR family CARD domain-containing protein 3-like, with amino-acid sequence MNSAQHLLRSQRDLLLNWTLEHPAPLLRWLRDAEVLAPAHYLSLLERSPSNAVAQALEMVCATEEGSQKFLQVLKEVQDYYCRDLQVWVERHCRDDVVSKPAPAPVKVEEKKPKGPIAKLFKGKNKGFTLTTEVKAKEELKPSRSVKLANIRVPISAHKTTLLKRAEQLKCYSEGEGQASNSASHIEIRYTDLFVTEDDDFVDSSQHEYFDLASRRARIYVHQACQRIRPCHLLGPQGPSGRPPKRVKVKGIAGIGKSVAVQRLVYEWAIGKNMREFTCIFDLRFRELNLIETPLSLLELLGERFRYLKAALPDLFATPSSLLFILDGLDEFKFPLDWNGPDKNIDIRSKVPVSEMMVALIKGSLLPEASVILTTRPSTEAPKRFFQRCCVVLGFEEDQVKEYTTKFYRDRKVAEKVYDYILNNDNLFVLSFIPLYCYIICTAMAEFFSSGNQDVGDSKSLELNPPRTVSEVYFCYLFTAVKHHALRGSANRSTSRSEVLSLAKQQLTNLGKLAYENLLQKKIMFDRADLENYGVTPADVQSTFLCHILQPLKEETVEMFSFFHLTVQEHLAALYCAINLFSQEDIIQALDFWCFGLHPPSSTAAPLQNADLNTDKLESLQMFTRFFMGMLRARLAGQLDGLVLSTMEQGDGIPARLGLWFQDQFKGRKLKNQAALNLLHCLMEFHMKEVTSMAAPEIKTLNLFKMKLSVVDCAAMHYVLQFSPHKLQELNLGYSNIGNRGLNRLGPILHRCESLYLRYNCLDRQAAILESAVLKSNECQVKKLFMCGNNLGPEGVLELWNALEHNTTVEELYLDITGITERGTENIVHCLSKNTSLKTLTIVGNDIGEVGRKRLRELEQRRPGLRIIANFVDDRGLLQAYLDWVEEIRADRDQMDSVKNADALQSVLKGLQVAGEQVEKGENAEKAQELRTNIVELLKSSTNLIRGRQVM; translated from the exons ATGAACTCAGCTCAGCATCTGCTCCGGTCTCAGAGAGACTTGCTGCTGAACTGGACTCTGGAGCACCCGGCACCCTTGCTGCGTTGGCTGCGTGATGCTGAGGTGCTTGCCCCTGCCCACTACCTGTCTCTGCTGGAGAGGTCACCTTCCAATGCCGTGGCCCAGGCTCTGGAGATGGTGTGTGCCACTGAGGAGGGCAGCCAGAAGTTCCTGCAGGTACTGAAGGAGGTGCAGGATTATTACTGCAGAGATCTGCAGGTCTGGGTGGAGAGGCACTGCAGGGACGATGTCGTCAGTAAGCCTGCGCCCGCACCTGTAAAAGTCGAAG AGAAGAAGCCTAAAGGCCCCATTGCTAAACTGTTCAAAGGAAAGAACAAAGGATTTACCCTGACTACTGAGGTTAAAG CTAAAGAAGAACTGAAACCTAGCAGGAGTGTTAAACTGGCCAACATCCGAG TTCCAATTTCTGCCCATAAAACGACGCTACTGAAACGCGCCGAGCAGTTAAAGTGTTACTCAGAGGGTGAGGGACAGGCTTCAAACTCAGCTTCTCACATCGAGATCCGCTACACAGACCTTTTTGTGACTGAAGATGATGACTTCGTTGACAGCAGCCAACATGAGTACTTTGACCTGGCGAGCAGACGAGCTCGCATCTATGTCCACCAGGCTTGCCAGCGCATCCGGCCGTGCCATTTACTGGGCCCCCAAGGACCATCGGGACGGCCCCCGAAAAGGGTTAAAGTGAAGGGTATCGCTGGTATTGGAAAGAGTGTAGCAGTCCAGAGACTCGTCTATGAGTGGGCGATTGGGAAGAACATGCGTGAATTCACCTGCATTTTCGACCTGCGCTTCAGAGAGCTCAATCTGATTGAAACGCCACTGAGCTTATTGGAGCTGCTTGGAGAACGGTTCCGCTACCTGAAGGCGGCTCTACCTGATCTTTTCGCTACACCGAGCTCTTTGCTCTTCATTTTAGATGGATTAGATGAGTTCAAATTCCCCTTGGACTGGAATGGCCCAGACAAAAACATTGACATTCGTTCGAAGGTGCCAGTGTCAGAGATGATGGTGGCTTTGATCAAGGGAAGCCTTCTCCCAGAAGCATCAGTCATTCTCACGACAAGACCATCTACTGAAGCTCCCAAGCGTTTCTTCCAGAGATGCTGTGTGGTGCTGGGCTTTGAGGAGGACCAGGTGAAGGAATATACCACCAAGTTCTACAGAGACAGAAAAGTTGCTGAAAAAGTCTACGATTACATCTTGAACAATGACAACCTCTTCGTGCTGTCCTTCATCCCTCTTTATTGCTACATCATCTGCACCGCTATGGCGGAGTTCTTCTCTTCAGGAAATCAAGACGTTGGTGACTCAAAGTCTCTGGAGCTTAACCCGCCCAGAACAGTCAGTGAGGTGTACTTCTGCTACCTGTTCACAGCAGTCAAGCACCATGCGCTGAGGGGGAGTGCGAATAGAAGCACCTCAAGATCTGAGGTTCTCTCACTGGCAAAGCAGCAGCTGACAAACCTGGGGAAACTGGCTTACGAGAACCTTCTACAGAAAAAGATCATGTTCGACAGAGCAGatttggagaactacggtgttACACCTGCTGATGTTCAGAGCACCTTTCTCTGTCACATCCTCCAGCCTCTCAAAGAGGAAACAGTGGAGATGTTCTCTTTCTTCCACTTGACTGTTCAAGAACATCTGGCTGCCCTCTACTGCGCAATCAATCTCTTCAGCCAGGAAGACATAATTCAAGCTCTGGACTTCTGGTGCTTTGGGCTACATCCACCATCCTCCACAGCTGCACCCCTGCAAAACGCAGACCTCAACACGGACAAGCTGGAGAGCCTCCAGATGTTCACACGCTTCTTCATGGGAATGCTCCGAGCTCGGCTGGCAGGTCAGTTGGATGGCCTCGTTCTTTCCACCATGGAGCAAGGGGATGGCATCCCCGCCAGGTTGGGGTTGTGGTTCCAAGACCAGTTTAAGGGTAGAAAGCTCAAGAACCAGGCAGCCCTGAATCTTCTCCACTGCCTGATGGAGTTCCACATGAAGGAGGTCACCAGCATGGCAGCACCAGAGATCAAGACACTCAACCTGTTTAAGATGAAGCTGAGTGTTGTGGACTGTGCAGCTATGCACTACGTGCTGCAGTTCTCTCCACACAAGCTGCAGGAGCTCAACTTAGGCTACTCCAACATTGGAAACAGAGGACTAAACAGACTGGGACCAATCCTACACCGCTGTGAATCTCTCTA tTTGAGGTACAACTGCCTGGACAGGCAAGCAGCTATTTTAGAATCTGCAGTTCTGAAATCGAATGAGTGCCAAGTGAAGAAGCTCTT tatgtgtggcaATAACCTGGGTCCAGAGGGGGTTTTGGAGCTGTGGAACGCTCTGGAGCACAACACCACTGTGGAGGAACTCTATCTGGACATCACCGGCATCACAGAGCGAGGGACAGAAAACATTGTCCACTGCCTCAGCAAAAACACCTCTCTGAAGACACTGAC TATTGTAGGGAATGACATCGGAGAGGTGGGGAGGAAGAGGCTGAGGGAGCTGGAGCAACGTCGACCGGGACTCCGGATTATTGCAAACTTTGTGGATGACCGTGGATTGCTACAGGCGTACTTGGACTGGGTGGAGGAGATCCGGGCAGACAGAGACCAGATGGACTCGGTGAAGAATGCAGACGCCCTGCAGTCGGTGCTGAAGGGGCTCCAGGTGGCAGGAGAACAGGTGGAGAAAGGAGAGAACGCAGAGAAAGCCCAGGAGCTCCGGACAAACATTGTGGAGTTGCTGAAGTCTTCTACTAATCTGATCAGAGGAAGACAAGTCATGTAG
- the LOC141778388 gene encoding sialic acid-binding Ig-like lectin 5 isoform X1 produces MHVDAVFLVCPLIFAAALWRGVQAVSPVPSVPDHVQALVGSCVVIPCSFTLPAPHPLKGRKERVDVRLRFRGGGRFFPLRSTAFNSEDRDQVSRDFQGRTSLFGRITDGDCSVKMERISQDDSQVFEITLKRGDDLLWGRPRSFNLDVVDTPEAPVISGMLSATEGQLVTLNCSVRYHCPSRPPALQWSWERGAQLNSTEPEEVQTLHPEPHRPMLLAPLSFTVSHQVKPRLRCEVSYPGAKALAVSKDLHVTFSPKDVMVQVESLMVQEGGRALLFCSCKADPPVSEYRWSYSQHGRTVHLHQRTHSVRVFNVTRDMRVRCSAQNLIGRGESRPTPLNVQYKPVILRLSSSCAVEDLEVLCRCSVDSNPKPAVTWSVNGTVPPRDYNVSVTSEPDALTATLRGRMDKPQPVICFAFNALGNDSMVLLQGGEETAPLLWLVIPAVSICLVIFLLSLLFYCCRKRAGKHVLSRHPAVYPEGLGIYQDQMPLYINCTEVTHIYTNGSYQLVYQNCTPLFVHSKQIRPMGRRGGERRREGGGGGGDGGGGMDRRAGLGVRGLREVQSSAGADADTAIYLEIL; encoded by the exons ATGCATGTGGACGCTGTCTTTCTTGTGTGTCCTCTGATTTTTG CAGCAGCCTTGTGGAGGGGGGTCCAGGCCGTCTCTCCTGTGCCCTCAGTCCCTGACCATGTCCAAGCGCTGGTGGGCTCCTGTGTGGTGATCCCCTGCTCTTTCACTCTTCCAGCTCCTCATCCTCTcaaggggaggaaggagagggtgGACGTCCGGCTGAGGTTCAGAGGCGGCGGCCGCTTCTTCCCTCTCCGCAGCACCGCTTTTAACAGCGAGGACAGAGATCAAGTGAGCCGGGATTTCCAAGGCCGGACATCCCTCTTTGGGCGAATCACAGATGGGGACTGCTCAGTGAAGATGGAAAGGATCAGCCAGGATGACTCGCAGGTGTTTGAGATCACTCTGAAGAGAGGTGATGACTTACTGTGGGGGAGGCCAAGGAGCTTCAATCTGGATGTTGTGG ACACCCCCGAGGCTCCTGTCATCAGCGGCATGTTGTCAGCCACAGAGGGCCAGCTGGTCACCCTGAACTGCTCCGTCCGCTATCACTGCCCCTCCAGACCTCCTGCCCTGCAGTGGAGCtgggagagaggagctcagctGAACAGCACTGAGCCTGAGGAGGTACAGACACTCCACCCAGAGCCCCACAGGCCCATGTTACTGGCCCCTCTGTCCTTCACCGTGTCACACCAGGTGAAACCCAGGCTCAGATGTGAAGTCAGCTACCCCGGAGCCAAAGCACTGGCCGTTTCAAAGGATCTGCATGTGACAT TTTCACCGAAAGACGTAATGGTTCAGGTCGAGTCCTTGATGGTCCAGGAGGGGGGCAGAGCCTTGCTGTTCTGCTCATGTAAAGCTGACCCTCCTGTGTCTGAGTACCGCTGGTCCTACAGTCAACACGGCCGCACGGTGCACCTCCACCAGCGCACACACTCAGTCCGGGTGTTCAACGTGACCCGGGACATGAGGGTCCGCTGCTCAGCACAGAATCTGATTGGTCGAGGAGAGTCTCGACCCACGCCGCTGAACGTACAAT ATAAACCAGTCATCCTCCGGCTCTCCTCCAGCTGTGCTGTGGAGGATCTTGAGGTGCTGTGTCGCTGTTCGGTCGACTCCAACCCCAAACCAGCAGTCACCTGGAGCGTGAATGGTACCGTTCCACCTCGTGATTACAACGTGTCGGTAACATCTGAGCCCGACGCGCTAACTGCCACTCTGAGGGGCCGCATGGACAAACCTCAGCCTGTGATCTGCTTTGCTTTCAACGCACTGGGAAATGACTCCATGGTGTTGCTGCAGGGAGGAGAAG AGACGGCACCTTTGTTGTGGTTGGTGATACCTGCTGTGTCCATCTGCCTGGTCATATTCCTTCTGTCTCTTTTGTTCTACTGCTGCCGAAAGAGAGCCGGAAA ACATGTCCTGAGTAGACACCCAGCTGTGTACCCTGAAGGATTGGGAATTTATCAGGACCAGATGCCACTCTACATTAACTGCACAGAAGTGACTCATATCTACACCAACGGCAGCTACCAACTTGTATACCAGAACTGCACACCTCTTTTTGTCCACAGTAAGCAG atccgTCCAATGGGCAGAAGAGGTGGGGAGAGacgaagagaaggaggaggaggaggaggagatggaggaggaggaatggacAGACGAGCGGGTTTGGGAGTCAGAGGCTTGAGAGAGGTGCAGAGCTCTGCCGGGGCCGATGCAGACACGGCCATCTACCTGGAGATCCTCTGA
- the LOC141778388 gene encoding sialic acid-binding Ig-like lectin 5 isoform X2 — MHVDAVFLVCPLIFAALWRGVQAVSPVPSVPDHVQALVGSCVVIPCSFTLPAPHPLKGRKERVDVRLRFRGGGRFFPLRSTAFNSEDRDQVSRDFQGRTSLFGRITDGDCSVKMERISQDDSQVFEITLKRGDDLLWGRPRSFNLDVVDTPEAPVISGMLSATEGQLVTLNCSVRYHCPSRPPALQWSWERGAQLNSTEPEEVQTLHPEPHRPMLLAPLSFTVSHQVKPRLRCEVSYPGAKALAVSKDLHVTFSPKDVMVQVESLMVQEGGRALLFCSCKADPPVSEYRWSYSQHGRTVHLHQRTHSVRVFNVTRDMRVRCSAQNLIGRGESRPTPLNVQYKPVILRLSSSCAVEDLEVLCRCSVDSNPKPAVTWSVNGTVPPRDYNVSVTSEPDALTATLRGRMDKPQPVICFAFNALGNDSMVLLQGGEETAPLLWLVIPAVSICLVIFLLSLLFYCCRKRAGKHVLSRHPAVYPEGLGIYQDQMPLYINCTEVTHIYTNGSYQLVYQNCTPLFVHSKQIRPMGRRGGERRREGGGGGGDGGGGMDRRAGLGVRGLREVQSSAGADADTAIYLEIL; from the exons ATGCATGTGGACGCTGTCTTTCTTGTGTGTCCTCTGATTTTTG CAGCCTTGTGGAGGGGGGTCCAGGCCGTCTCTCCTGTGCCCTCAGTCCCTGACCATGTCCAAGCGCTGGTGGGCTCCTGTGTGGTGATCCCCTGCTCTTTCACTCTTCCAGCTCCTCATCCTCTcaaggggaggaaggagagggtgGACGTCCGGCTGAGGTTCAGAGGCGGCGGCCGCTTCTTCCCTCTCCGCAGCACCGCTTTTAACAGCGAGGACAGAGATCAAGTGAGCCGGGATTTCCAAGGCCGGACATCCCTCTTTGGGCGAATCACAGATGGGGACTGCTCAGTGAAGATGGAAAGGATCAGCCAGGATGACTCGCAGGTGTTTGAGATCACTCTGAAGAGAGGTGATGACTTACTGTGGGGGAGGCCAAGGAGCTTCAATCTGGATGTTGTGG ACACCCCCGAGGCTCCTGTCATCAGCGGCATGTTGTCAGCCACAGAGGGCCAGCTGGTCACCCTGAACTGCTCCGTCCGCTATCACTGCCCCTCCAGACCTCCTGCCCTGCAGTGGAGCtgggagagaggagctcagctGAACAGCACTGAGCCTGAGGAGGTACAGACACTCCACCCAGAGCCCCACAGGCCCATGTTACTGGCCCCTCTGTCCTTCACCGTGTCACACCAGGTGAAACCCAGGCTCAGATGTGAAGTCAGCTACCCCGGAGCCAAAGCACTGGCCGTTTCAAAGGATCTGCATGTGACAT TTTCACCGAAAGACGTAATGGTTCAGGTCGAGTCCTTGATGGTCCAGGAGGGGGGCAGAGCCTTGCTGTTCTGCTCATGTAAAGCTGACCCTCCTGTGTCTGAGTACCGCTGGTCCTACAGTCAACACGGCCGCACGGTGCACCTCCACCAGCGCACACACTCAGTCCGGGTGTTCAACGTGACCCGGGACATGAGGGTCCGCTGCTCAGCACAGAATCTGATTGGTCGAGGAGAGTCTCGACCCACGCCGCTGAACGTACAAT ATAAACCAGTCATCCTCCGGCTCTCCTCCAGCTGTGCTGTGGAGGATCTTGAGGTGCTGTGTCGCTGTTCGGTCGACTCCAACCCCAAACCAGCAGTCACCTGGAGCGTGAATGGTACCGTTCCACCTCGTGATTACAACGTGTCGGTAACATCTGAGCCCGACGCGCTAACTGCCACTCTGAGGGGCCGCATGGACAAACCTCAGCCTGTGATCTGCTTTGCTTTCAACGCACTGGGAAATGACTCCATGGTGTTGCTGCAGGGAGGAGAAG AGACGGCACCTTTGTTGTGGTTGGTGATACCTGCTGTGTCCATCTGCCTGGTCATATTCCTTCTGTCTCTTTTGTTCTACTGCTGCCGAAAGAGAGCCGGAAA ACATGTCCTGAGTAGACACCCAGCTGTGTACCCTGAAGGATTGGGAATTTATCAGGACCAGATGCCACTCTACATTAACTGCACAGAAGTGACTCATATCTACACCAACGGCAGCTACCAACTTGTATACCAGAACTGCACACCTCTTTTTGTCCACAGTAAGCAG atccgTCCAATGGGCAGAAGAGGTGGGGAGAGacgaagagaaggaggaggaggaggaggagatggaggaggaggaatggacAGACGAGCGGGTTTGGGAGTCAGAGGCTTGAGAGAGGTGCAGAGCTCTGCCGGGGCCGATGCAGACACGGCCATCTACCTGGAGATCCTCTGA